One Methanococcus aeolicus Nankai-3 DNA segment encodes these proteins:
- the pyrI gene encoding aspartate carbamoyltransferase regulatory subunit, with protein MKNSLKVEPIENGTVIDHIKQGKALNVYNALDIKKDKTITIAMNVPSGKNHKKDILKIEGIELSKYDVDKISLISPNATINIIKNKIVINKFKVEIPNTIEGILKCTNPNCITNIENVAGKFDVEGREPLKIRCFYCEKFLNSIEVYK; from the coding sequence ATGAAAAATAGTTTGAAAGTTGAACCAATTGAAAACGGAACTGTTATAGACCATATTAAGCAGGGCAAGGCTTTGAATGTATATAATGCTTTAGACATAAAAAAAGATAAAACCATAACTATTGCTATGAATGTTCCTTCGGGCAAAAACCATAAAAAAGACATTTTAAAAATTGAAGGTATAGAACTGTCTAAATATGATGTGGATAAAATAAGCCTTATTAGTCCAAATGCCACTATAAATATCATAAAAAATAAAATTGTAATAAATAAATTTAAAGTGGAAATACCAAATACAATTGAGGGAATTCTCAAATGCACAAACCCAAATTGTATAACCAATATAGAAAATGTGGCAGGTAAATTTGATGTAGAGGGAAGGGAACCTTTAAAAATAAGATGTTTTTATTGCGAGAAATTTTTAAATTCTATTGAAGTATATAAATAA
- a CDS encoding RNA-guided endonuclease InsQ/TnpB family protein — protein sequence MMRTYKFRIYPSKKIRETIEEHLNICRYLYNYLLEQKTKNPKLNKGDTQKLITLHKKENPELKKVHSKVLQLVNTKLWGSLKALGKLKRNGYKVGRLRFKSSKNHYKTIEYNQSGFKIKDSKLYLSKIGKISIKLHRKIKGEIKGIIIKKNQQVSGFILPSG from the coding sequence ATGATGAGAACTTATAAATTCAGGATTTACCCCTCCAAGAAAATCAGAGAAACAATAGAAGAGCATCTAAATATTTGTAGATACCTCTATAACTATCTTTTGGAACAAAAAACCAAAAATCCGAAACTAAACAAGGGAGACACCCAAAAACTAATCACACTACATAAAAAAGAGAATCCTGAACTTAAAAAAGTCCATTCCAAAGTCCTTCAACTTGTGAATACTAAACTTTGGGGCAGTCTCAAAGCATTAGGAAAACTAAAACGGAATGGATATAAAGTAGGTAGATTAAGATTCAAATCATCTAAAAATCACTATAAAACGATAGAATACAATCAATCAGGTTTTAAGATTAAGGATAGCAAACTTTACCTATCTAAAATAGGAAAAATTTCTATAAAACTACATAGAAAAATCAAAGGAGAAATTAAAGGAATAATTATAAAAAAGAACCAACAGGTAAGTGGTTTCATTCTTCCAAGTGGATGA
- a CDS encoding 7-cyano-7-deazaguanine synthase: MHPKIKEIRLISAMDNLINLYNEGTVDKNTYLNLKRLLDNRINGIDNDYEYDNITNNTKQTAIVAFSGGVDSTASTVIASKLFNIIGITAYSDIIMHPDNKKNISNLAKKLKIRHEFLDIDLNEVLKGTVNGKYHPCGRCHTTVESAVLNYALENNIKYIIYGDMLSVGQLSIIRNKNNIVRINMPSFLCLTKNESREILKKNNIVISQKYGCSLLKKSHAFNHNRKFTIQRILREVRAQVIDKEEGLNNILEVLDM, encoded by the coding sequence ATGCACCCAAAAATAAAAGAAATTAGATTAATATCTGCAATGGATAATTTAATAAATTTATATAATGAAGGAACGGTTGATAAAAATACATATTTAAATTTGAAAAGGTTATTGGACAACAGAATTAATGGAATTGATAATGATTACGAATATGATAACATAACCAATAATACAAAACAAACCGCAATTGTTGCATTTAGTGGTGGTGTTGATAGCACAGCATCCACAGTAATAGCAAGTAAACTTTTTAATATAATCGGGATTACAGCATATTCTGATATAATTATGCACCCAGACAATAAAAAAAATATATCAAATTTAGCAAAGAAATTAAAAATACGCCATGAATTTTTAGACATTGATTTAAATGAAGTATTAAAGGGTACAGTTAATGGAAAATACCACCCATGTGGTAGATGCCATACAACAGTGGAATCTGCTGTTTTAAATTATGCCCTAGAAAATAATATTAAATATATTATTTATGGAGATATGCTTTCCGTGGGTCAATTATCCATAATTAGAAATAAAAATAATATAGTTAGAATAAATATGCCCTCATTTTTATGTCTCACAAAAAACGAAAGTAGAGAAATATTAAAGAAAAATAATATAGTTATTTCTCAAAAATATGGTTGTTCTTTGTTAAAAAAATCCCATGCATTTAATCATAATAGAAAATTTACCATTCAAAGAATATTAAGAGAAGTTAGGGCGCAAGTCATAGATAAGGAAGAAGGTTTAAATAATATTTTAGAAGTGTTAGATATGTGA
- a CDS encoding zinc ribbon domain-containing protein: MSDRIFFCPNCGWNIDRDYNASLNILKSGLGESVVPAEGRPLLRVIPYIKVISGQVSPMSQETLPEGRGLRKPKGFRSTPSVREG; the protein is encoded by the coding sequence TTGTCTGATAGAATCTTTTTCTGTCCAAACTGCGGTTGGAATATTGATAGGGATTACAACGCATCCTTGAATATATTAAAGTCAGGGCTAGGAGAGTCCGTTGTGCCTGCGGAGGGGAGACCTCTACTCAGAGTTATACCTTATATAAAGGTAATCTCTGGGCAAGTATCCCCTATGAGTCAGGAAACCTTGCCCGAAGGGCGAGGGCTACGAAAACCGAAAGGTTTTCGTTCAACCCCGTCCGTAAGGGAGGGGTAA
- the cbiD gene encoding cobalt-precorrin-5B (C(1))-methyltransferase CbiD, with the protein MIYDFLKEKKFGYTTGSCVVAGAYCGIYYLKHSVKLNIVELENSKNDKLIIPIEDVKLGKIATIKNINNTGKIKPNRATTIVKKFSGEDIDITNGIDIVVDVELLKMEKDKPKIEIVGGNGVGIVTKDGLQIKKGEYAINPKPREMIKNNIINLLDDDERAIIKITIPKGEELAKKTLNPKLGIIGGISILGTTGIVRPMSNEAYKESLAPQIDVALANNYKKLIFTPGNIGTKYAKIKYGVDDDNIVEVSNFWSFMLDKAVEKGVKDILIFGHSGKIIKLAGGIYDTHSKVADARNEILTAYSSPFINDKQILKNILYSNTTEEIVKILEKENILHEVFNLIAERVVERVSSRWEGIKFSCVIIDMKGDILGSHIYS; encoded by the coding sequence ATGATATATGATTTCTTGAAAGAAAAAAAATTTGGATATACAACAGGTTCTTGTGTTGTAGCCGGTGCATACTGTGGAATATATTATTTAAAACATAGTGTAAAATTAAATATCGTAGAATTGGAAAATTCAAAAAATGATAAATTAATAATTCCCATTGAAGATGTAAAACTGGGTAAAATTGCAACCATCAAAAACATCAATAACACTGGCAAAATAAAGCCAAACAGGGCAACTACAATAGTTAAAAAGTTTTCAGGAGAAGACATTGACATCACAAATGGCATTGATATTGTAGTGGATGTGGAATTATTAAAAATGGAAAAAGATAAACCAAAAATAGAAATAGTAGGTGGAAATGGTGTAGGAATAGTTACAAAAGATGGATTACAGATAAAAAAAGGAGAATATGCTATAAATCCAAAACCGCGAGAAATGATTAAAAATAATATTATAAATTTGCTTGATGACGATGAAAGGGCAATAATAAAAATAACAATTCCAAAAGGGGAGGAATTAGCTAAAAAAACATTAAATCCAAAATTGGGAATAATTGGGGGGATTTCCATATTGGGGACTACTGGAATAGTTAGACCCATGTCAAATGAAGCATATAAAGAATCACTTGCACCACAAATTGATGTAGCTCTTGCAAATAATTATAAAAAATTAATATTCACACCGGGAAATATTGGCACAAAGTACGCAAAAATAAAATATGGTGTAGATGATGACAATATTGTTGAAGTATCAAATTTTTGGAGTTTTATGCTCGATAAAGCTGTGGAAAAAGGAGTTAAAGATATATTGATATTTGGACATTCTGGAAAAATTATAAAACTTGCAGGAGGCATATATGATACCCATTCAAAAGTTGCAGATGCTAGAAATGAAATATTGACGGCATATAGTTCTCCGTTTATTAATGATAAGCAGATTTTAAAAAATATATTATACAGCAATACTACCGAAGAAATAGTTAAAATACTTGAAAAAGAAAATATATTGCATGAGGTATTTAATTTAATTGCTGAGCGAGTAGTTGAGCGAGTAAGTAGTAGATGGGAAGGTATAAAATTCTCCTGTGTTATAATTGATATGAAAGGTGATATATTGGGAAGCCATATTTATAGTTAA
- a CDS encoding RNA-guided endonuclease InsQ/TnpB family protein, whose protein sequence is MDEEPKPLPKTNKVIGIDLGINAYAIDSEGNKFENPKFIDKTLDKIKKVQKNLSKKAKGSNNYKKTKLKLIKVYDKLNNQKNDFLHKLSRYYINNYDKIVLEDISIKSMVKNKKGQKTLNRHILDGSWKKFINLLIYKAEGADREVILINPAYTSKKCVSIAVV, encoded by the coding sequence GTGGATGAAGAACCTAAACCATTACCTAAAACTAATAAGGTTATAGGTATTGATTTAGGAATTAATGCCTACGCCATAGATTCAGAAGGAAATAAGTTTGAAAATCCTAAATTTATAGATAAAACATTAGATAAAATAAAGAAAGTCCAAAAGAACCTATCTAAAAAGGCTAAAGGTTCTAATAACTACAAAAAGACCAAATTAAAACTTATCAAGGTTTATGATAAATTGAACAATCAGAAAAATGATTTTCTACATAAATTATCAAGATATTACATAAATAACTATGATAAAATAGTTTTAGAAGATATAAGTATAAAATCAATGGTCAAAAACAAAAAAGGTCAGAAGACCTTAAACCGTCATATTCTTGACGGTTCTTGGAAAAAATTCATAAACTTACTCATCTATAAGGCGGAGGGTGCTGATAGAGAAGTAATACTTATAAATCCTGCTTATACATCTAAAAAATGTGTTTCAATTGCGGTTGTGTAG
- the carB gene encoding carbamoyl-phosphate synthase large subunit — translation MILGSGPIVIGQAAEFDFSGSQACKSLREEGIYTILVNSNPATIQTDKDIADKVYLEPLNPKIVEKIIEKERPDAILPTMGGQTGLNLAVDLHRMGILEKYGVKLLGSTVDVIETSEDRELFNKAMDEIGEPVTKSYAVESIEKALEAVEELGYPVIVRPAFTLGGTGGGIPYTEEELRDIVEKGLNYSMINQVLIDESVLGWKEYEYEVMRDAKDNCIIVCNMENIDPMGIHTGESIVVAPSQTLSDKMHQRLRNAALKIIRHLNIIGGCNVQFSVSPDDSEYRVIEVNPRVSRSSALASKATGYSIAKIAAKIAIGKTLNEIKNDITAETTAAFEPTLDYVIVKIPRWPFDKFKTVDKHLGTSMKSTGEVMAIGRTLEEALQKACRSLDLGRQGLIGDGNDISHTNEEINDILKNPTDERIFVIAEALDKGWTVEEICEITKINEFFIKKIKNIVDTKKELEILSKLI, via the coding sequence ATGATTTTAGGTTCTGGTCCTATCGTAATAGGGCAGGCGGCAGAGTTTGATTTTTCTGGTTCTCAGGCATGTAAATCTTTGAGAGAGGAAGGGATATACACCATTTTAGTAAATTCAAATCCTGCAACAATTCAAACTGATAAGGATATTGCAGACAAGGTTTATCTTGAACCATTGAACCCAAAAATAGTGGAGAAAATTATAGAAAAAGAAAGACCTGATGCAATACTACCTACAATGGGCGGGCAGACAGGTTTAAATCTTGCCGTAGATTTGCATAGAATGGGAATATTGGAAAAATATGGAGTAAAATTACTTGGTTCAACTGTTGATGTGATTGAAACTAGTGAAGATAGAGAATTATTTAATAAAGCAATGGATGAAATTGGAGAGCCTGTCACAAAATCTTATGCAGTTGAATCAATTGAGAAAGCTCTTGAAGCTGTGGAAGAATTGGGCTACCCCGTAATAGTTAGACCCGCCTTTACACTTGGCGGAACTGGTGGGGGTATTCCATATACAGAAGAAGAATTAAGAGATATCGTAGAAAAAGGACTTAACTATTCTATGATTAACCAAGTTTTGATTGACGAAAGTGTGCTTGGCTGGAAGGAGTATGAATATGAAGTAATGAGAGACGCAAAAGATAACTGTATAATTGTATGTAATATGGAAAATATCGACCCTATGGGAATACATACAGGAGAAAGTATTGTTGTAGCGCCATCTCAAACTCTTAGCGATAAAATGCACCAAAGGCTTAGAAATGCGGCTTTAAAAATAATTAGGCACTTAAACATTATCGGTGGCTGTAATGTTCAGTTTTCAGTGAGCCCAGATGATAGCGAATATAGAGTAATTGAGGTAAATCCGCGAGTTAGTAGGAGCTCCGCATTAGCAAGTAAGGCAACAGGTTATTCAATTGCTAAAATTGCAGCTAAAATTGCCATCGGTAAAACACTTAATGAGATTAAAAATGATATTACAGCAGAAACCACGGCCGCATTTGAGCCGACTTTGGATTATGTGATTGTAAAAATACCAAGATGGCCATTTGATAAATTTAAAACTGTTGATAAACATCTTGGAACAAGCATGAAATCAACAGGGGAAGTTATGGCAATAGGTAGGACATTAGAGGAAGCACTTCAAAAAGCATGCAGGAGCCTTGATTTGGGGAGACAAGGTTTAATTGGAGATGGCAATGATATATCCCATACCAACGAAGAAATTAACGATATATTAAAAAATCCGACCGATGAAAGAATATTTGTAATAGCTGAGGCACTTGATAAGGGCTGGACAGTTGAGGAAATTTGTGAAATTACAAAAATTAATGAATTTTTCATTAAAAAAATAAAAAATATTGTAGATACCAAAAAAGAATTGGAAATATTATCTAAATTGATTTAA
- the carB gene encoding carbamoyl-phosphate synthase large subunit yields MMETEKLKEIIFNAKKMGFSDAQLSNLLNKSESEIKNLRKELNVMPVFKMVDTCAAEFEAKTPYYYSCYENLFYDEQNESIPTKRKKVIILGSGPIRIGQGVEFDYSTVHAIYALKDMGIEAIIVNNNPETVSTDYDTSDKLYFEPLTYEEIMNIVENENKNGDLLGVIVQFGGQTAINLAMRLYDSGVNILGTSPKSIDLAEDREQFSEILNKIGIPQAEGATVYNEKDALVVAKKIGYPVLVRPSYVLGGRAMEIVYNEEELKNYMKEAVKVSSEHPILIDKFLDEATEVDVDAICDGDDVFIGGIMEHIEEAGIHSGDSACVIPSQTLSPQVIDTIIDHTTNLAKELGVIGLLNIQYAVKDGVVYIIEANPRASRTIPYVSKSVGAPLAKIATKVIMGQKLKDMGYIGLAQSKYVSIKEAVFPFQKLTGVDPVLSPEMKSTGEAIGIDTDFGRAFYKAQLSANMELPMSGTVFISVKKKDRKHLEKMAKEFNKFGFNIIATDGTAEEIRSNGVDATIVKKISEGIKGSILEEIQKGNVDLIINTSSGSRAKSDGYYIRRAAVEFNIPYITTIQGALSTIKAIKSVKEGDLGVYSLNDLENK; encoded by the coding sequence ATGATGGAAACAGAAAAACTAAAAGAAATAATATTTAATGCCAAAAAAATGGGTTTTTCAGATGCCCAGTTATCTAATTTATTGAATAAAAGCGAATCAGAGATAAAAAACCTTAGAAAAGAATTAAATGTAATGCCTGTTTTTAAAATGGTGGATACCTGCGCAGCAGAATTTGAGGCAAAAACTCCATATTATTATTCTTGCTACGAAAATTTATTTTATGATGAACAAAATGAAAGCATACCAACAAAAAGAAAAAAGGTAATAATATTGGGTTCTGGACCTATCAGAATTGGACAAGGTGTAGAATTTGATTATTCCACCGTTCATGCCATATATGCTTTAAAAGATATGGGTATTGAAGCAATAATTGTAAATAACAATCCTGAAACTGTATCCACTGATTACGATACCTCCGATAAATTATATTTTGAGCCATTAACCTATGAGGAAATTATGAATATCGTTGAAAATGAAAATAAAAATGGCGATTTATTGGGAGTAATAGTTCAATTTGGAGGGCAGACTGCAATAAACCTTGCTATGAGATTATATGATTCTGGTGTAAATATATTGGGAACTTCTCCAAAATCTATTGATTTAGCTGAGGATAGGGAGCAATTTTCAGAGATATTAAATAAAATAGGTATTCCACAGGCTGAGGGTGCTACTGTATATAATGAAAAAGATGCACTTGTTGTAGCTAAAAAAATTGGATATCCTGTTCTTGTTCGACCTTCCTATGTTTTGGGGGGTAGGGCTATGGAAATTGTATATAATGAAGAGGAATTAAAGAACTACATGAAAGAAGCCGTAAAAGTATCATCTGAACATCCCATATTAATCGATAAGTTTTTAGATGAGGCTACGGAGGTTGATGTAGATGCTATTTGCGATGGGGACGATGTATTTATTGGGGGAATTATGGAGCATATCGAGGAAGCTGGAATTCACAGTGGAGATAGTGCCTGTGTAATACCATCTCAAACTTTATCTCCACAAGTAATAGATACCATTATTGACCATACCACCAATCTTGCAAAGGAATTGGGTGTAATTGGACTGTTGAATATACAGTATGCCGTTAAAGATGGTGTAGTTTATATTATTGAAGCAAATCCACGGGCAAGTAGGACCATACCATATGTAAGTAAATCTGTGGGAGCTCCCCTTGCCAAAATTGCTACAAAGGTAATCATGGGGCAAAAATTAAAAGATATGGGATATATTGGATTAGCTCAATCAAAATATGTGAGCATTAAAGAAGCCGTATTCCCATTCCAAAAGCTAACCGGAGTAGACCCAGTGCTTAGTCCAGAAATGAAATCCACAGGAGAGGCTATTGGAATAGATACAGATTTTGGTAGGGCATTTTATAAAGCTCAACTGTCTGCCAACATGGAGCTCCCAATGTCTGGAACTGTGTTCATAAGTGTTAAGAAAAAGGATAGAAAACATTTAGAAAAAATGGCAAAAGAATTTAATAAATTTGGATTTAATATTATTGCAACAGATGGAACAGCTGAGGAAATTAGAAGTAATGGAGTAGATGCTACAATAGTCAAAAAAATATCCGAAGGTATAAAAGGTAGCATATTGGAAGAAATACAAAAAGGAAATGTTGATTTAATCATAAATACCTCTTCTGGAAGTAGGGCAAAATCTGATGGATACTACATAAGACGAGCCGCCGTTGAATTTAATATACCATATATTACAACAATACAGGGAGCACTATCCACTATAAAGGCAATAAAATCTGTTAAAGAAGGAGATTTGGGGGTTTATTCTTTAAATGACCTTGAAAATAAATAA
- the sucC gene encoding ADP-forming succinate--CoA ligase subunit beta: MKLHEYEAKEIFKKYKIPVPNGFVASKPIKELKTPSVIKAQVLVGGRGKAGGILFADTTKEANQHIKKLIGKKIKGEKVNKVLIEEKLPIKYEYYLGITIDRAEKKPVIIFSTEGGVDIEEIAKNTPEKIIKYYIDPQNEFLPYMARNLLKEAGLPSNRISKVADIIYKLYNVFKDMDGTLVEINPLVITKDKKVLAADGVLNVDDDAEYRHDYAQFESYSEKDKSEFAYVELDGDIAVIGNGAGLTLASMDIVKEYGGAPACFLDIGGGSDKETVEKALEKALEKDIKGVFINILGGITRCDEVAMGIVKAYYEHPEIKFSVRMMGTNEEEGRKILTKNGIPFESSMEYAVEKLIDMLK, translated from the coding sequence ATGAAATTACACGAATACGAAGCAAAGGAAATATTTAAAAAATATAAAATCCCCGTTCCAAATGGGTTTGTTGCATCAAAACCAATTAAAGAGCTTAAAACACCATCTGTGATAAAAGCTCAGGTTTTAGTAGGTGGAAGAGGTAAGGCCGGAGGAATATTATTTGCAGATACCACAAAAGAGGCCAATCAACATATAAAAAAATTAATTGGTAAAAAAATTAAGGGAGAAAAAGTAAATAAAGTATTAATAGAAGAAAAATTACCTATAAAATACGAATATTATCTTGGAATTACAATTGACAGGGCAGAAAAAAAACCTGTTATAATATTTTCTACCGAAGGGGGCGTAGATATTGAAGAAATAGCAAAAAATACGCCCGAAAAAATAATTAAATATTATATAGACCCGCAAAATGAATTTTTACCATATATGGCAAGAAATCTATTAAAAGAAGCAGGACTTCCATCAAACAGAATTTCAAAAGTTGCAGACATTATATATAAATTATACAATGTATTCAAAGACATGGACGGAACGCTAGTTGAGATAAATCCTTTGGTAATTACAAAAGATAAAAAAGTGCTTGCAGCAGATGGTGTTTTAAATGTGGATGATGATGCAGAATATAGGCATGATTATGCACAATTTGAGTCTTACTCTGAAAAAGATAAATCTGAATTTGCATATGTGGAATTAGATGGAGATATTGCTGTAATTGGAAATGGTGCAGGTCTAACACTTGCAAGTATGGATATTGTAAAAGAATATGGGGGAGCTCCTGCATGTTTCCTTGATATAGGTGGCGGTTCAGATAAAGAAACTGTTGAAAAAGCACTTGAAAAAGCACTTGAAAAAGATATAAAAGGAGTATTTATTAATATATTGGGCGGTATTACCCGATGTGATGAAGTGGCAATGGGTATTGTAAAAGCATATTATGAACACCCAGAAATAAAATTCTCAGTTAGAATGATGGGCACTAATGAGGAAGAAGGCAGAAAAATATTAACTAAAAACGGAATTCCATTTGAATCTTCCATGGAGTATGCCGTTGAAAAATTAATCGACATGCTAAAATAA
- a CDS encoding phospholipase D family protein, translating into MDYILLLLIILMLLMSVVLFYTINTFKKVNKLVQRINKLIISNIAIRNNGDNKVIEILNDEKYYYFVLNQISNAEKELNIVMFSIYQCKKTQEIIDEVINARKRGVMVRIILDGEIESNKIVNKSFSSEKIPVKLTKTQRIHNKLIIVDDKSIIIGSHNWTDKALFENRESSVAITDINIINEEKEYFESLWSSIK; encoded by the coding sequence ATGGATTATATTTTATTATTGTTAATTATATTGATGTTGCTTATGTCGGTAGTTTTATTTTATACTATTAACACATTTAAAAAAGTAAATAAATTGGTGCAACGAATAAATAAATTGATTATATCTAACATTGCCATTCGCAATAATGGCGACAATAAAGTAATAGAGATATTAAATGATGAAAAATATTATTATTTTGTTCTTAATCAAATATCAAATGCCGAAAAGGAGCTTAATATTGTAATGTTTTCAATATATCAATGTAAAAAAACACAGGAAATAATCGATGAAGTAATAAATGCTAGAAAAAGAGGAGTTATGGTTAGGATAATTCTTGATGGAGAAATAGAATCAAATAAAATAGTAAATAAGTCATTTAGTAGTGAAAAAATACCTGTTAAATTAACAAAAACTCAACGGATACACAATAAATTAATAATCGTAGATGATAAATCAATAATAATTGGTAGTCATAATTGGACTGATAAAGCACTTTTTGAGAATAGGGAGTCCAGCGTGGCAATCACTGATATAAATATAATAAATGAAGAAAAGGAATATTTTGAATCTTTATGGAGCTCCATAAAATAA
- a CDS encoding cobalt-precorrin 5A hydrolase encodes MIKIIYIMENGKILANKIKNILDYHFYDNNIFTSKNLEIEGNEKGFIFIMASGIVLRKYLDQIKINNDKTKDGFVIIIDEFGKNIIPILSNHIGGGNYFSNLIGRELNSNVAITTATDVNNKIGIDELATKYFLEMPNKKDILKINKKVLTEKVDLILPNEWKPIKNMVNTYNVNYHDKNYVVIDDNILLNPKKIAVGIGARKNIKSHKVYWAVKKALYLRDIPLWRVDCFATVDVKKDEKGLIETVKTINKELFIFNRQDINEVYSNRNDLAKSDFVYKTIGVYGVAEPVSILGVKKISNNINIDINDIELILRKFKNKGVSIAIAVG; translated from the coding sequence ATGATAAAAATAATTTATATAATGGAAAATGGCAAAATACTTGCAAATAAAATTAAAAATATTTTGGATTATCATTTTTATGATAATAATATATTTACTTCTAAAAATTTGGAGATAGAAGGCAACGAAAAAGGATTTATTTTTATAATGGCGTCTGGAATTGTTTTAAGAAAATATTTGGACCAAATAAAAATAAACAATGATAAAACAAAAGATGGGTTTGTAATAATTATTGATGAATTTGGAAAAAACATAATACCAATATTATCAAACCACATTGGAGGGGGAAACTATTTTTCTAACTTAATCGGAAGGGAATTAAACTCCAATGTAGCTATTACTACTGCCACAGATGTAAATAATAAAATAGGAATTGATGAACTGGCAACTAAATATTTTTTAGAGATGCCCAACAAAAAAGATATTTTAAAAATAAATAAAAAGGTTTTAACTGAAAAAGTTGATTTAATATTGCCTAATGAATGGAAACCAATTAAAAATATGGTGAATACCTATAATGTAAATTATCACGATAAAAATTATGTTGTTATTGATGACAATATATTATTAAATCCAAAAAAAATAGCCGTTGGTATCGGAGCTCGGAAAAATATCAAATCCCATAAGGTATATTGGGCAGTTAAAAAAGCACTGTATTTAAGGGATATACCATTATGGAGGGTTGACTGTTTTGCCACAGTCGATGTAAAAAAAGATGAAAAAGGACTTATTGAAACAGTAAAAACGATTAATAAAGAATTATTTATTTTTAATAGGCAGGATATAAATGAAGTATATAGTAACAGAAATGATTTAGCAAAATCGGATTTTGTTTATAAAACTATTGGAGTTTATGGTGTGGCTGAACCTGTTTCAATATTGGGGGTAAAAAAAATTAGTAATAACATAAATATTGATATAAATGATATTGAATTAATTTTAAGGAAATTTAAAAATAAGGGGGTTTCTATTGCTATTGCCGTTGGATAG